A stretch of Amycolatopsis balhimycina FH 1894 DNA encodes these proteins:
- a CDS encoding DUF742 domain-containing protein — protein sequence MSARHEAWFDDEAGPLVRSYAVTGGRTRSDTLGLDLITLVVALRTAHEAGMLEPEYARIIALCQRPVSVAEVAARVDLPLPVVKVMLSDLIEQNLVLFRTAAPAQESPNRHVLQAVLDGIRKL from the coding sequence ATGAGCGCACGGCACGAAGCCTGGTTCGACGACGAAGCCGGTCCGCTCGTCCGGTCGTACGCGGTCACGGGCGGCCGCACCCGGTCGGACACGCTCGGGCTCGACCTCATCACGCTCGTGGTCGCGCTGCGTACTGCGCACGAAGCGGGCATGCTCGAACCGGAGTACGCGCGCATCATCGCCTTGTGCCAGCGGCCCGTCTCGGTGGCCGAGGTGGCCGCCCGGGTGGACCTCCCGCTGCCCGTGGTGAAGGTGATGCTGAGCGACCTCATCGAGCAGAACCTGGTGCTGTTCCGTACCGCGGCACCGGCGCAGGAATCCCCCAACCGACACGTATTGCAGGCGGTTCTTGATGGCATCCGGAAACTCTGA
- a CDS encoding AMP-dependent synthetase/ligase, whose translation MTTPSVAEQTEGQTIPRLLRRNAVEYPDLPAITSLDVKGQPTLTWREFRTAIAEVSRGLAGLGLATGDRMLIMAPGCPDHIVADLAATHLAAIPCTAYATLSPDQIRFVARHSAAPVVVLGGENELARWRPVLDDLPALRHIVVMDETALPGDDDRFVSLDALRAQGREALAADPGAFERSWPDIQPDDPLSMIYTSGTTGDPKGVVLSHRNAIHQAYAVTELHHPPMHATNIAYLPLAHIAERQLSIYLPIVWAGHVHTLADPTAVAGALGKVHPQSFFGVPRVWEKMVAALKNMLGSVPEDRRTALLQANELLQQGYKLRSAGQPVPAELAEKIKQTDEAALAPVRALLGLDKLLVASSGAAAIPVEIIYFLAGLGIEICEVWGLSETTGAATSNSAGSFRAGSVGKPLEGVEVKVAEDGELLVRSPIVFLGYLQEDGTIADATDADGWYATGDIGTIDEDGFVTITDRKKELIITSSGKNIAPTRVEGLLKEHPLIGQAVAIGDDRPYVTALIVLDDEIAPGWAAANGVEAAPENLTDLANHPAVRAELERAVESANSRLARIEQIKRYHVLPKAWTPESGELTPTLKLKRRVINDRYSADIEALYAAVRDPEPATGS comes from the coding sequence TTGACCACCCCGTCCGTCGCCGAGCAGACCGAAGGCCAGACGATCCCGCGGTTGCTGCGCCGCAACGCCGTCGAGTACCCGGACCTGCCGGCGATCACCTCGCTCGACGTCAAAGGGCAGCCGACGCTGACCTGGCGGGAGTTCCGCACCGCGATCGCCGAGGTCTCCCGCGGGCTGGCCGGGCTCGGGCTCGCCACCGGCGACCGCATGCTGATCATGGCGCCCGGCTGCCCCGACCACATCGTCGCCGACCTCGCCGCGACGCACCTCGCCGCGATCCCCTGCACCGCCTACGCCACGCTCAGCCCGGACCAGATCCGGTTCGTCGCGCGGCACAGCGCGGCGCCGGTCGTGGTGCTCGGCGGCGAGAACGAGCTGGCGCGCTGGCGGCCGGTGCTCGACGACCTCCCGGCCCTGCGCCACATCGTGGTCATGGACGAAACCGCGCTCCCCGGCGACGACGACCGCTTCGTCTCGCTCGACGCCCTTCGAGCCCAGGGCCGGGAAGCGCTTGCGGCCGACCCCGGTGCGTTCGAACGGTCCTGGCCGGACATCCAGCCGGACGACCCGCTGTCGATGATCTACACCTCCGGCACGACCGGCGACCCGAAGGGTGTCGTGCTGTCGCACCGCAACGCGATCCACCAGGCGTACGCGGTCACCGAGCTGCACCACCCGCCGATGCACGCGACGAACATCGCCTACCTGCCGCTCGCGCACATCGCCGAGCGCCAGCTGTCGATCTACCTGCCGATCGTGTGGGCGGGCCACGTGCACACCCTCGCCGACCCGACGGCGGTCGCGGGCGCGCTCGGCAAGGTGCACCCGCAGAGCTTCTTCGGCGTGCCGCGCGTGTGGGAGAAGATGGTCGCCGCGCTGAAGAACATGCTCGGCAGCGTGCCGGAGGACCGGCGCACCGCGCTGCTGCAGGCGAACGAGCTGCTGCAGCAGGGCTACAAGCTGCGCAGCGCCGGGCAGCCGGTGCCCGCCGAGCTCGCCGAAAAGATCAAGCAGACCGACGAAGCCGCGCTGGCCCCGGTGCGCGCCCTGCTCGGGCTCGACAAGCTCCTGGTCGCCTCCAGCGGCGCGGCCGCCATCCCGGTCGAGATCATCTACTTCCTGGCCGGCCTCGGCATCGAGATCTGCGAGGTCTGGGGCCTGTCCGAGACGACCGGCGCGGCGACGTCCAACTCCGCCGGGTCGTTCCGCGCGGGCAGCGTCGGCAAGCCGCTCGAAGGCGTCGAGGTGAAGGTCGCCGAGGACGGCGAGCTGCTGGTCCGCAGCCCGATCGTGTTCCTCGGCTACCTGCAGGAGGACGGCACGATCGCCGACGCCACCGACGCCGACGGCTGGTACGCCACCGGCGACATCGGCACGATCGACGAAGACGGCTTCGTGACGATCACCGACCGCAAGAAGGAACTGATCATCACCTCGAGCGGCAAGAACATCGCGCCGACGAGGGTCGAGGGCCTGCTCAAGGAGCACCCGCTGATCGGCCAGGCGGTCGCGATCGGCGACGACCGGCCGTACGTGACGGCGCTGATCGTGCTCGACGACGAGATCGCGCCCGGCTGGGCCGCGGCGAACGGCGTCGAGGCCGCCCCCGAAAACCTCACAGACTTGGCGAACCACCCGGCGGTGCGGGCCGAGCTGGAACGCGCGGTCGAGTCGGCCAACAGCAGGCTCGCGCGGATCGAGCAGATCAAGCGCTACCACGTGCTGCCGAAGGCGTGGACGCCCGAGTCCGGCGAGCTGACCCCGACGCTCAAGCTCAAGCGCCGGGTCATCAACGACCGCTACTCGGCCGACATCGAAGCCCTCTACGCGGCCGTCCGCGACCCCGAACCAGCCACGGGCTCGTAG
- a CDS encoding sensor histidine kinase, which produces MLTIALVPSVALLLVGVALAGYLIYDAVTGRDYTNRIRGSEAPSIPFLASLQQERQATLSLLAGQSSQRAALAAVRPKTDENAAKTIEYLKDNFADYSDTPPSVLKNITTFFGLFQQLPSNRQAIDGGQMQIGQAFAYYNKMIDQFIDGVTGLAQNARGAQNAFDRLTAIPLFTAADAMQRSDALAAAGLAAGGLTNDDFRTYVGQVGAYHAQLDASASKLIPEVKAKYDQLLASQPWQTVTQVETAFLRGDLSKLPVPQDQWRTAARQVGTALMGIFVLQSSNASQAAIDDADSTFTESLIAGVVAVLFAVFVVFVAVRLSNRLIGRLHRLREDTLDAAEVRLPELVARVQAGEPVDLEEGGHFLDHGTDEIGQVADAFNKAQQTAIAAAIDEAKTREGTKAVFLNIAHRSQVIVHRQLKVLDQAERKQEDPEQLDTLFQLDHLSTRARRNAENLIILGGGQPGRQWRNPVGLAELVRGASAETEDFARVKTAVLPQIAVRGPVVGDLVHLLAELIDNATAFSPPQSRVEIRGNVVGKGVVIEVEDQGLGLEPDQTEEINTMLADPPDFGIMALSDEPRLGLFVVARLAARHGIQVHLRESAYGGTRAIVLVRTDLLAPLAESEPEQPITPPKPELVPNPVEPETTANDEVAPLKRPVRRPARHRTEPPAAPPAPVTAPAAVTPPAVVPPVTVPPPVQQPSVQQPPSAPTPVPVGSVSEPMSQPTQAQPVAPVRPPAPPARISRPARPAAQQPAWPPQEPRAASTPEGRPQQPRRPEAPGRPPLPQRRRQQSLVPQLREDKPVAAAEREEVRLDSPEVARSRLSAFQQGTRRARDEEFSENDDMYGERE; this is translated from the coding sequence GTGCTCACGATCGCGCTCGTCCCCAGTGTCGCGCTGTTGCTCGTCGGCGTGGCCCTCGCGGGCTACCTGATCTACGACGCCGTCACGGGCCGGGACTACACCAACCGCATCCGTGGCTCGGAGGCGCCGTCGATCCCGTTCCTCGCCTCGCTGCAGCAGGAGCGCCAGGCCACGCTGAGCCTGCTCGCGGGCCAGAGCAGCCAGCGCGCCGCGCTCGCGGCGGTCCGGCCCAAGACGGACGAGAACGCCGCGAAGACGATCGAGTACCTCAAGGACAACTTCGCCGACTACAGCGACACCCCGCCGAGCGTGCTGAAGAACATCACCACGTTCTTCGGGCTGTTCCAGCAGCTGCCCTCGAACCGTCAGGCGATCGACGGCGGCCAGATGCAGATCGGCCAGGCCTTCGCCTACTACAACAAGATGATCGACCAGTTCATCGACGGCGTGACCGGGCTCGCGCAGAACGCGCGCGGCGCCCAGAACGCCTTCGACCGGCTGACCGCCATCCCGCTGTTCACCGCGGCCGACGCGATGCAGCGCAGTGACGCGCTCGCCGCCGCCGGGCTGGCCGCGGGCGGGCTGACCAACGACGACTTCCGCACCTACGTCGGCCAGGTCGGTGCCTACCACGCCCAGCTGGACGCGTCGGCGTCGAAGCTGATCCCCGAGGTCAAAGCCAAGTACGACCAGTTGCTGGCCAGCCAGCCGTGGCAGACGGTGACCCAGGTCGAGACCGCGTTCCTGCGCGGCGACCTGTCGAAGCTGCCGGTGCCGCAGGACCAGTGGCGCACCGCCGCCCGCCAGGTCGGCACCGCGCTGATGGGCATCTTCGTCCTGCAGAGCTCGAACGCGAGCCAGGCCGCGATCGACGACGCGGACTCGACGTTCACCGAGTCGCTGATCGCCGGCGTGGTCGCGGTCCTGTTCGCGGTCTTCGTGGTGTTCGTCGCCGTCCGGCTGTCGAACCGGCTCATCGGCCGCCTGCACCGGCTGCGCGAGGACACCCTCGACGCGGCCGAGGTGCGGCTGCCCGAGCTGGTCGCCCGGGTCCAGGCGGGTGAGCCCGTCGACCTCGAAGAAGGCGGTCACTTCCTCGACCACGGCACCGACGAGATCGGCCAGGTCGCCGACGCGTTCAACAAGGCGCAGCAGACCGCCATCGCGGCCGCCATCGACGAGGCGAAGACCAGGGAGGGCACCAAGGCGGTGTTCCTCAACATCGCCCACCGCAGCCAGGTCATCGTGCACCGCCAGCTCAAGGTGCTCGACCAGGCCGAGCGCAAGCAGGAGGACCCGGAGCAGCTGGACACGCTGTTCCAGCTCGACCACCTCTCCACCCGCGCCCGCCGGAACGCGGAGAACCTGATCATCCTCGGCGGCGGGCAGCCGGGCCGTCAGTGGCGCAACCCGGTCGGGCTGGCCGAGCTGGTCCGGGGCGCGTCCGCCGAGACGGAGGACTTCGCCAGGGTCAAGACGGCGGTGCTGCCGCAGATCGCCGTCCGCGGCCCGGTCGTCGGCGACCTCGTGCACCTGCTGGCCGAGCTGATCGACAACGCGACGGCGTTCTCACCGCCGCAGTCGCGGGTCGAGATCCGCGGCAACGTGGTCGGCAAGGGTGTCGTGATCGAGGTCGAGGACCAGGGCCTCGGGCTCGAGCCGGACCAGACCGAAGAGATCAACACGATGCTGGCCGACCCGCCGGACTTCGGGATCATGGCGCTGTCGGACGAGCCCCGCCTCGGCCTGTTCGTGGTCGCGCGGCTGGCCGCGCGGCACGGCATCCAGGTGCACCTGCGGGAGTCGGCCTACGGCGGCACCCGGGCCATCGTGCTGGTGCGCACCGACCTGCTCGCCCCGCTCGCCGAGAGCGAGCCGGAGCAGCCGATCACCCCGCCGAAGCCGGAGCTCGTCCCGAACCCGGTCGAGCCGGAGACCACGGCCAACGACGAGGTCGCGCCGCTCAAGCGGCCGGTCCGCCGCCCGGCCCGCCACCGCACCGAGCCGCCTGCCGCGCCGCCGGCGCCCGTGACGGCTCCCGCGGCCGTGACGCCGCCCGCGGTCGTCCCGCCGGTCACCGTCCCGCCGCCTGTTCAGCAGCCGTCCGTGCAGCAGCCGCCGTCAGCGCCGACGCCGGTCCCGGTCGGGTCGGTTTCGGAGCCGATGAGCCAGCCGACGCAGGCCCAGCCGGTCGCCCCGGTGCGGCCGCCCGCCCCGCCCGCCCGGATCTCGCGCCCGGCGCGTCCGGCCGCGCAGCAGCCGGCGTGGCCGCCGCAGGAGCCGCGGGCCGCGTCGACCCCCGAAGGCCGTCCGCAGCAGCCGCGCCGCCCCGAGGCACCCGGCCGCCCGCCGCTGCCGCAACGGCGACGTCAGCAGAGCCTCGTTCCCCAGCTGCGGGAGGACAAGCCCGTGGCGGCCGCGGAGCGCGAAGAGGTCAGGCTGGATTCGCCGGAGGTCGCCCGCAGCAGGCTGTCCGCCTTCCAGCAGGGCACCCGGCGGGCCCGTGACGAAGAGTTTTCCGAGAACGACGACATGTACGGAGAGCGCGAGTAA
- a CDS encoding SDR family NAD(P)-dependent oxidoreductase: protein MDGLMQGKAVVVTGAGRGLGEAFAVHVARAGGAVVVNDVDAELAERTAANIRAHGGRAVASGHSVAEAGEAQEIVDLCVKEFGGIDGLVNNAGLNYEALPWEDDAEQARELVAVNVLGVVNTGLAAIKAMVDAGTGGSIVNISSGASLGQRKLGVYAASKGAVASLTYSWALDLEDVGIRVNAVCPLAHTRMVWKSERSLRACPPDRTPSRIAPVVLFLLGDGSDGITGQMIRCNGPQLHIMGQPFLKQPILERPVWDTETVQKAFDEVFSAHLENYGLEKRVPPRLRKWTDTTSPRTA from the coding sequence ATGGACGGGTTGATGCAGGGCAAGGCGGTCGTCGTGACCGGTGCCGGCCGGGGGCTGGGCGAGGCGTTCGCGGTGCACGTCGCGCGCGCGGGCGGGGCGGTGGTCGTCAACGACGTCGACGCGGAGCTGGCCGAGCGGACGGCGGCGAACATCCGGGCGCACGGCGGCCGCGCCGTCGCCAGCGGGCACAGCGTGGCAGAGGCGGGCGAGGCGCAGGAGATCGTCGACCTGTGCGTCAAGGAGTTCGGCGGGATCGACGGGCTGGTCAACAACGCCGGGCTGAACTACGAGGCACTGCCCTGGGAGGACGACGCCGAGCAGGCGCGCGAACTCGTCGCGGTCAACGTCCTCGGCGTGGTGAACACCGGGCTCGCCGCGATCAAGGCGATGGTCGACGCGGGCACCGGCGGCTCGATCGTCAACATCTCCTCGGGCGCCTCGCTCGGGCAGCGCAAGCTCGGCGTGTACGCGGCGAGCAAGGGCGCGGTCGCGTCCCTGACCTACTCCTGGGCGCTCGACCTCGAGGACGTCGGGATCCGCGTCAACGCCGTCTGCCCGCTCGCCCACACCCGGATGGTGTGGAAGTCCGAGCGGTCCCTGCGGGCCTGCCCGCCGGACCGCACGCCGTCGCGGATCGCGCCGGTCGTGCTGTTCCTGCTCGGCGACGGCTCGGACGGCATCACCGGCCAGATGATCCGGTGCAACGGCCCGCAGCTGCACATCATGGGCCAGCCGTTCCTCAAGCAGCCGATCCTCGAGCGCCCGGTGTGGGACACCGAGACCGTGCAGAAGGCGTTCGACGAGGTCTTTTCCGCCCACCTGGAGAACTACGGCCTGGAGAAGCGCGTCCCGCCGAGGCTGCGCAAGTGGACGGACACGACCTCGCCGCGCACCGCCTGA
- a CDS encoding roadblock/LC7 domain-containing protein yields the protein MVNSGAHELDWLLDDLVKRVAGADRAVVLSSDGLLIGRSGNLSEEDAEHLSAVASAFQSLARGTGRHFGGGNVRQTMVEMDHAFLFVTAAGRGACLALLAREDADMGLVAYEMNLMVKRVGQVLTSAPRTGAGVQPTP from the coding sequence ATGGTCAACTCAGGCGCCCACGAGCTCGACTGGCTGCTGGACGACCTCGTCAAGCGGGTCGCCGGGGCGGACCGGGCGGTGGTGCTGTCCTCGGACGGCCTGCTCATCGGAAGGTCGGGCAACCTTTCCGAGGAAGACGCAGAACACCTTTCCGCGGTCGCTTCGGCGTTCCAGAGCCTGGCCCGCGGGACCGGACGGCACTTCGGCGGCGGCAACGTCCGTCAGACGATGGTCGAGATGGACCACGCGTTCCTGTTCGTGACGGCGGCCGGACGGGGCGCCTGCCTCGCCCTGCTGGCCCGCGAAGACGCGGACATGGGGCTGGTCGCGTACGAGATGAACCTGATGGTGAAGCGAGTCGGACAGGTCCTCACCTCCGCGCCCCGCACCGGCGCCGGCGTCCAGCCGACGCCATGA